The following nucleotide sequence is from Prosthecobacter sp..
CGGCGGCGGCTGGGTGGGGGAAGAAATGAGTTTCACCACCGGGCCAGCCGTCACTCTACCCGCGTTTCAATCCGCGTACGCGGACATCATTGGCGACACACTGGTCAATTTCGTGATCTGGAACACCACCAGCGGCGGTTCGCCCGCCACCACGACCTTTGAATATGGTCCGACGGCCAGCTACGGCGCCGAGGTGACGATGGCTGAAACGATGGCGACCAACACGACGCGGTCCTTTGCCCAAATCAACGCCACCGGGCTGACTCCCGGCACAACCTACCATTACCGCGTCAAGGTGACCAATGAACAGGGCGTCACCACTAGCGCGGACGCCACCTTCACCACCACGTTGCCCGCCACTGTCACGACCGGCGCGGCCACTGGCGTCACGAGTTTTTCCGCGAGTGTTGCCGGTTCGGCAACACCGCTGGCGCACACGTTGCAGATGATCTTCGAATACGGCACCAGCACGAGCTACGGCTCGACCGCCAATGCCACGCCCTTCCAGGTGAGCGGCGGCGGGACGACCAATGTCAGCGCCGCGCTCACGGATTTGCTCCCCGGCATGACCTATCACTACCGGCTCCGTGGAGCCGACTCGTGGAACGACGGAGGTTACTATGACGGGGCCGACATGACCTTTGCCACGCCTTCAAATGTCACCAGCCTGCCGGCGACGGCCGTGACGGACCTCAGCGCCACCGCCAACGGCACGGTGGACACGGGCGCAGGTGGCGGCAGCTACAGCTACGTTTTTGAGTACGGCACCACCGCGAGCTATGGCTCGACCCAATTCGCCTCCCAGGTTCAGAGTGACACGCTGAACCCCAATCTGAAGATCGCTTCGGTTTCTCTGTCCCAGCTTCTTCCGGGCACCGTCTATCACTACCGGCTGCGCAGCACCTCCAACGGCCACATCACCTACGGGGAAGACGTGATGTTCACCACCAGTGCTGCGGCCACTCCGCCCATGCTGGGAACGCCGTCGGCCATCCTCTCGCCTCGTTACACCACCGCCACGAGTCTCGCTGTCAGCCTTCAAACCGGCAGTTCCGCCACCACGGTCGTTTTCGACTACGGTCTCGACACCAATTACGGTTTTCAGGCCGTCTCGCCGACATCTTATCCTGTGAGCAGTTCCTCCCTCGTTGGAGAGACTTTGACCGGACTCACGCCCGGCACCACTTATCACTTCCGCACCAGGGCCACGAACAATGAAGGTACCACCTCCAGCGCCGACGTCACCTTCACCACACTGCCGGTGCCGGATGTCACCACGAATGCCGCCAGCCCTGTCGGCGCCACCTCGGCGACTCTCAATGGCACCTATCACATGCATGAGGGCAACTACACCGTCACGTTCGAGTACGGCCGCACCACCGCGTATGGCTCCAGCATCGCCCCTGGAGGCATCATTCTGGGTGGAGGAGGTGGTGGTATCATCATCGGCGGTGGCGGTGGTGGTGGTGGCATCGTCATCGGTGGCGGGAACACCAACTCGACACAAAATCCGGCTGCTACTGTCACCGGCCTGTCGCCTCTCACCACCTACCATTACTGCCTGAAACTGGCCGACAACATCGGCAATGTTTATTACGGCGCGGATGCCACTTTCACCACCGTCGCACCCGTCGAGGCCTGGCGGCAGCAGCACTTTGGTGTCACGGCCAATGCAGGAGACGCGGCGGACACCGCCACTCCGGCAGGCGATGGTATTCCGAACCTCATGAAATTTGCCCTGGGCATGTCTCCCGCCCAACCGGGGGTGCAACCGCCCGTCGGCGTCATCGAACATGAGAGTGAGCGCTATCTCAGCATCACGTTCCCTCGCAATCCAGATGCCATGGACCTCACCTATGAGGTTCAGGCTGCGGACAGTCCCTCCGGCCCATGGACCACAGTCACAACCATCGCGCCCGGTAACAATCTGGCCGCAGGGCCGGGTCTGGTGGCCGAAAACATCGTGACGGTCAGTGGTGGTCCCAGCACCACGCCCACGATCATCAGTGACACCGTCATCGTCCGTGACACAGTGAGTCTGAGCGTGGCGCCCCGCCGTTTCATGCGGCTGCTGGTGGTGCGCTGACGGGCTGTTGGGAGGCAGGATGCGAGTGTACCGCAGGTCCGTTTCCGGTCTGAAATTCCCATTTGCATTCCGGGGATCGACCTGCATTATCCACGCCCCCGCGAGTCCCCCCCTCAATTCGCCGTTGGTCTCCGTGCCTGCCTCTCTTTGAGATGTCAGGATTCTCGCCCGGAGGTAACCCGGCCATATCACACATCCCATGTCAGTACGTCTTGCTCGATTCGAGATGCCCAGCCGCCTTGTCAAAAACGAGGCCACGGCCACCGAAACCTACGCCCAGTTCATCGCCGAACCCTTCGACAAAGGTTACGGTCACACGATTGGGAACTCCCTCCGCCGCGTCCTCCTCTCCTCTCTGGAAGGCGCCTCCATCACCTCCGTGAAGATCCGCGGTGCGGAACACGAATTCACCACGCTGCCTGGCGTGCTTGAGGACGTGGTTCAGATCATCCTGAACCTCAAGAAGGTGAAGTTCCTGCACCACAGCGACGCCAAGGAACCACGGCTCCTGTCCATCCTGGCCGACAAAGAAGGCCCCGTCACCGCCGGTGACATCAAGGATGACAACCACTACGAAGTCATCAACAAGGACCTCGTCATCTGCACGCTCGACCGCAAAACGAAGTTCGAGTGCGAGTTCGAAGTGCGCGTCGGCCGCGGTTTCTCCACCTGGGAGGAAAACAAGCGCCCTGACACCCCGATTGGCGTCATTCCGATCGACTCCATCTACAGCCCGGTCACCCGCGTGAAGTACGCCGTGGAAAACACCCGCGTCGGCCAGAACACCGACTATGACAAGCTGGTGCTCGACATCTGGACCGACGGCCGCATCACTCCGCAGGACTCCCTCCTGCAATCTGCCGCCATCCTGCGCCACCACCTCGACGTCTTCGTCAACTACGACGACAAGGCCGTCGAATTCGAAGCCGCCCCGGAAGCCCAGAGCGAGGAAAACAGCGAGCTGCGCAAGCTCCTGAACATGAGCGTCAACGAGATCGAACTCTCCGTCCGCGCCGCGAACTGCCTGAACAACGCGAACATCACCAGCGTCGGCCAGCTTGCCATGAAGACCGAGGGCGAGATGCTCCGCTACCGCAACTTCGGCAAGAAGTCCCTCACCGAGATCAAGGAAAAGCTCGCCGAGCTTGGCCTGTCTCTTGGCATGAAGTTCGATCCTGCGCTGCTTGAGGCCACCCCTGGCGGTGTCTCCCTCCTCGCCCGCAGCAGCATGCTCGGCGACGACGATGAAGAAGCCGACTCCATCGACTTCACCAAGCTCGTGGACAGCCACATCCCCGACGCCGACGACGAGGACGAGTAACCAATCACAGGAAGAAAAGACCATTTAGGACATGAAACACGGAAGAAAAATCGTCAAACTTCAGCGCAAGCAGGATCACCGCGACGCGCTGCTCATGAATCTCACGTGCTCGCTCATCGAGCACCGCCGCATTCGCACCACGCTCGCCAAGGCCAAGGCCCTCCGCCCCTACGCGGAGAAGCTCGTCACCCTCGGCAAACGCGGCACCCTGCATGCGCGCCGCACCGCCCTCTCCTCGCTGCGCCACAAGGACAGCGTGAAGAAGCTCTTCGAGGAGATCGCCGTCGCCTCCAAGGACCGCGTCGGTGGCTACACCCGCATCACCAAGCTCGGCCAGCGCCGCAGCGACTCCGCCCCGATGGCCTACATCGAGTGGGTCGATGCCTACGTGCCGAAGGCCGCCGCAGCCCCTGAAGCCGAAGCCGCAGCCGAACCTGCCGCCGAGGCAGCAGCGCCGAAGAAAAAGGCACCTGCCAAGAAGAAGGCCGCTCCGAAGAAGAAAGCCGCCGCCGCTGAATAAGCCCGGCGTCTCTCATCGAGACCCATCCAAACGCGGGAGTCGCAAGGCTCCCGCGTTTTTTGTTGGCTGCGTGCGGATGACACGTTCCTGTCCGTCGGCGCTCATGCGTGAGTAAATGGTTTGCGAACTTCGCCAAGGGCATCAAGCAGGGAATGGCGGGCGAGGCTGTTGCGCACTTCCGGATTCATCCAGAGAGGCAAAGGAGCAGAGAAGGCAAAAGGATGCTGATTCAATAACTCTGCCATCTCTGCCTAACCGCCCCTCTGCGGTAAACCATCATGGAGGCGCATTCATGCCGGGTCATGCTTTTCAACCAGAGCGGTCGGCAGGGTGATCGTGGCGATGATGGGTTGGCCCACGCTGAGTCTCATGGCCTTCCACCACAGAACGGCGAAGGGCCTGCGTCCGGTGATTTCCGACCAGGGAATGAACAACCGCGGGTGGCCGATCCTGAACAGCGGCATCACCTCCAGAAAAAAGCCCTCGGTGTCGAAATGCAGCGTCAGCGTGCCGCGATGGCTCACACCGCCGACCATGCCGGTCACGCCGTCATGGCGGGCACCGGTCACTGGGCGGCTGGCGCTGGCATGCCGGGCCGCCAGTCGATGCCATCCGCTGACGCGGCTGAGAATCCACACCACCAGGCACCAGAACAGGGGAAAGACGACGAGAAAGCCACCCACGATGGCGAAGATGAGCCAGTCCGGGGCAGGTTCGACGGTGGGTGTGTTCATGATGAATCCTCCGTGCCTCAGGCTGACGCAACGCGAGGCCCGAATCAAGAATCATTCATTCACGGCCTTCCAGCGGCAGCGGGTGAAGCTCATGTCAGAGCTGCCGCGCAAGACAAGGACAAAGACCGCGTTCCCACACTCCTCATGAACCTTTCTTCACGCATCTTCTGTTTCTCACTCGTCCTTCTGGCTCTTTCGCCGGTTCCCCGCCTTCAGGCTGGCAGCCCGGACTACCAGCCGGAGTTATTCAAGAGCACGAAGCTTGTGTATGCGGACACGTTTGACGGACCACTCAACACCGACTTCTGGGAAGTCCGCCAAAACACCACATGGACGATCAAGGATGGGGTGCTGACCGGCAGCCCTTCATCAAAGGAGTTTCAAGAGAAGAAGAAGGCCAGCGATGATCCATCCCACGCTGGCTTGAAGCCTGTCATCTGGCTCAAGAAAGTGCCCGAGAATTTCGTCTGCACGATGCGCGTGCGCTACGACGGCAAAGCCTACACGAAGGGCTCACCGCTGCTCGACATCGGCCATCACATCCACACGATCAGCTTCAGTGAGAAGGCCACGACGCTCACGATCAAGAAGAACGTCGAGACACTGCCGCTGGAGCATCCGCTCTTTGCACTCAATCAATGGCATAACGTCGCCATCGAGTTGAAGAAGGGCACGCTCCTCCTCATGATCGACGGGAAGAAGCATATCTTCCACAGCGAGAACATCGACATGACTGGTCAGGCGCAGATCGACTTCAAGGCCCTCGACTTCGGCACCTGCCAGATTGATGACGTGAAGCTCTGGGAAGGGCAGTAATCAGACCAGAAATCATGCTGGCGTTTTTCCAGGATTCGAGAGAGCATGGCCACATGAAATCCATCATGCACTCCACCGACATGAAATGCCTCAGTCGCCGCGAGATCCTCCGTGGCTTCGGTGCCACGGCCGCGCTTGCCGCTTTCCCCAGCTTGCGAGCGGCCACCACGGACAAAGATTCCCTGCCGATGCAGTTCTACAAGAGCCTCACCGAAGAGCAGCACGCAAAGATCGTCCTGCCGGCGGATCACGAGAAACGAAAGTTCATCAGCAACTGGTGGTATATCTGCCCCGAGCAGCGGCTGCACACCTTTTACACCAAGGATCAGCAAGATCTGGTGAAGCAGATCTTCGAGTCGCTTCATGCACCGGAGTATCGTGAGAAGATGAACTGGCAGGTGCAGAAGGATCTCATGGGGCAGATCAAGAACACGCCCTCCGTCGGCTTCTTCGGCACACCGAAAGACAAGGACTTCGAGTTCATCTACACCGGGCATCACGTCACACGGCGCTGCAACGCTCACACCGACAAAGGGCTCGGCTTTGGCAGCGCCCCGATCTTCTACGGCAACTTTGCCAAAGCCTTCCGTGAAACCAAGGATCACGAGGGCAATCCCTTCTGGTATCAGGGGCTTCTCTTCAACGAGTTCTTCACCGCCCTTGATGGCAGGCAGCAGGAGAAAATCCTCGTCGGGCGCGAGCCTCGCAAGGAGAACCCCGCCACCGTCATCCTGAAGAGCAAGACCGACCTCCCAGGCATCAGCGGCGCGGACCTCAGCAAGGACCAGCAAGCCAAGCTGCTCGACACCATGCGCCGCATGCTTGCGTGCTTCCGACCTGATGACGTCACCGCCACCATGAAAACCATTGAGGACAAGAAGCTCGTCGAGCGGCTCTTCGTCTCCTGTTACGGCGGTGCTTTCGACATCGGCGACGACAAGGTCTGGGACACCTGGCAGATCGAGGGACCGGACATGGTCTGGTATTTCCGCGGCGTGCCACACATCCACGGCTACTTCCATCTGGCGGCATGAGTGGCGTGGCCGAAGGGCAGATTCCAAGCAATGAATCATCTCTGATCTGTGCCCTTGCGCGTAATCGTGAAGCTCGTCCAAGCACCTTCTTTCAACCCATCCCAAAAACAAACCTATGACAACCGAAGCCAAGTGCCCCTTCAATCACGCCGCAGGCAGCGGCACCTCCAACCGCGACTGGTGGCCGAACCAGTTGAAAGTCGATCTGCTGAACCAGCACTCCACGAAGTCCGACCCCATGGGCAAGGGCTTCAACTACGCGAAGGCGTTCAAGAGTCTCGACCTCGCGGCACTGAAGAAAGATCTCGCGAAGTTGATGACCGACTCGCAGGACTGGTGGCCCGCCGACTTCGGCCACTACGGTCCGTTGTTCGTCCGCATGGCCTGGCACAGCGCG
It contains:
- a CDS encoding DNA-directed RNA polymerase subunit alpha, encoding MSVRLARFEMPSRLVKNEATATETYAQFIAEPFDKGYGHTIGNSLRRVLLSSLEGASITSVKIRGAEHEFTTLPGVLEDVVQIILNLKKVKFLHHSDAKEPRLLSILADKEGPVTAGDIKDDNHYEVINKDLVICTLDRKTKFECEFEVRVGRGFSTWEENKRPDTPIGVIPIDSIYSPVTRVKYAVENTRVGQNTDYDKLVLDIWTDGRITPQDSLLQSAAILRHHLDVFVNYDDKAVEFEAAPEAQSEENSELRKLLNMSVNEIELSVRAANCLNNANITSVGQLAMKTEGEMLRYRNFGKKSLTEIKEKLAELGLSLGMKFDPALLEATPGGVSLLARSSMLGDDDEEADSIDFTKLVDSHIPDADDEDE
- the rplQ gene encoding 50S ribosomal protein L17 gives rise to the protein MKHGRKIVKLQRKQDHRDALLMNLTCSLIEHRRIRTTLAKAKALRPYAEKLVTLGKRGTLHARRTALSSLRHKDSVKKLFEEIAVASKDRVGGYTRITKLGQRRSDSAPMAYIEWVDAYVPKAAAAPEAEAAAEPAAEAAAPKKKAPAKKKAAPKKKAAAAE
- a CDS encoding DUF3500 domain-containing protein, with protein sequence MHSTDMKCLSRREILRGFGATAALAAFPSLRAATTDKDSLPMQFYKSLTEEQHAKIVLPADHEKRKFISNWWYICPEQRLHTFYTKDQQDLVKQIFESLHAPEYREKMNWQVQKDLMGQIKNTPSVGFFGTPKDKDFEFIYTGHHVTRRCNAHTDKGLGFGSAPIFYGNFAKAFRETKDHEGNPFWYQGLLFNEFFTALDGRQQEKILVGREPRKENPATVILKSKTDLPGISGADLSKDQQAKLLDTMRRMLACFRPDDVTATMKTIEDKKLVERLFVSCYGGAFDIGDDKVWDTWQIEGPDMVWYFRGVPHIHGYFHLAA